From the genome of Bifidobacterium asteroides, one region includes:
- a CDS encoding alpha/beta fold hydrolase: MTEEVDRAMEAYPRVKARTLRFTLGAPRSVSAVGDGSRAVFLRSDGPEDLVTGLWLSVFDQEGRHHEVLLADPRALLEDADMEHVPAAELARRERSREGGEGIVDYSVDAAGDRVVFALGDRLWLSLIAPDGLTASTRALSLEHSDLAVLNPVISPDGTMVAYTTGDQLMVVAIGQDAGQDRERAVLALRPGTDDRMLLGLAEFVAGEEMDRYQGFWWSPDSRALLVEHTDSSDEPIWYISDPANPQVGPRARRYPQALTSNARVGLSLVLLGQDDAHPWVGEVDWDHQAFEYLAVVRWQEGHRPLLLVQNRRQTEDRILEVQVPDDRQGLDRRQDMTFLDSDAAPKVATRVMQEHGNDQWIDLVPGLPTYRPQGGLVDAFIDVEADTTRLRLDGRVFSPAGCQIRRVLSVEDRDVLAVVSTDPRSFDLMRLSYDGSIHVLNRLPGVWSASRAGHGIVVSGRTMASAHGQVRHCYLGADGDLDRLGAEGLGLVSKARSDGSVRSAGGSSASGRVGGRQEHHDRPDRRAMDAGHINSQGAMCAVLADVSSDPGFIPNVDFVRMGQRELFAAIVRPSESSPYASADSLPVLLKPYGGPGAQQVVFNQSYYWESQWWADQGFLVLTVDGRGTPGRGPAWDRAIFEDMAQVTLDDQLEALKALPDFAPEADLGHVAMIGWSYGGFLSALSVLRAPDRIHAACAGAPPTDWTLYDTHYTERYLGMDPAVYRRNGIIDDAPSLRRPLMLIHGFADDNVSVANTLRLSSALMAAGRPHTVLPLTGITHMTNDETVAENLLIVQRDFLQEALMNKTD, from the coding sequence ATGACCGAAGAGGTGGATCGGGCAATGGAGGCATATCCGCGGGTCAAGGCCCGGACCCTGCGGTTCACCTTGGGCGCGCCACGGTCGGTCTCGGCGGTGGGGGATGGCTCACGTGCCGTCTTTCTGCGCTCCGACGGGCCTGAGGATCTGGTGACCGGGCTCTGGCTGTCTGTCTTTGATCAGGAGGGCCGTCATCATGAGGTGCTCCTGGCCGACCCCAGGGCTCTGCTGGAGGATGCAGACATGGAACATGTGCCGGCTGCCGAGCTGGCTCGGAGGGAGCGTTCGCGAGAAGGCGGCGAGGGCATTGTCGACTACAGCGTGGATGCTGCCGGGGATCGGGTGGTCTTTGCCCTTGGTGACCGACTCTGGCTCTCGTTGATCGCCCCAGATGGTCTCACTGCCTCCACGCGGGCCCTGAGCTTGGAACACAGCGATTTGGCTGTGCTCAATCCAGTCATCAGCCCGGACGGCACCATGGTGGCCTATACGACTGGTGACCAGCTGATGGTGGTCGCCATCGGTCAGGATGCCGGACAGGACCGTGAACGGGCTGTCCTAGCCCTGCGTCCCGGCACCGATGACCGGATGCTGTTGGGGCTGGCCGAGTTCGTGGCTGGCGAGGAGATGGATCGCTATCAGGGGTTCTGGTGGTCGCCGGACTCCCGAGCCTTGCTGGTCGAGCACACGGATTCCTCCGACGAGCCGATCTGGTACATCAGCGATCCGGCCAATCCCCAGGTCGGGCCGCGCGCCCGGCGGTATCCCCAGGCTCTGACGTCCAATGCCCGTGTCGGGCTGAGCCTGGTCCTCCTGGGTCAGGACGATGCCCATCCCTGGGTGGGCGAGGTGGACTGGGATCATCAGGCCTTTGAATACCTGGCTGTGGTCCGCTGGCAAGAAGGGCATCGGCCGCTGCTGCTGGTTCAGAACCGTCGGCAGACCGAGGACAGGATCCTGGAGGTACAGGTGCCGGATGATCGCCAGGGTTTGGATCGGAGACAGGACATGACCTTTCTTGATTCCGATGCAGCGCCCAAGGTGGCTACCAGGGTGATGCAGGAGCATGGCAATGACCAGTGGATCGACCTGGTGCCCGGGTTGCCGACCTATCGGCCCCAGGGCGGGCTGGTGGACGCCTTCATTGACGTAGAAGCCGACACCACGAGGCTGCGCTTGGATGGAAGGGTATTCTCCCCGGCTGGCTGCCAGATTCGGCGGGTGCTGTCTGTGGAGGATCGCGATGTGTTGGCGGTGGTTTCCACTGATCCCCGCAGCTTCGACCTGATGCGCCTGAGCTATGACGGTTCGATCCATGTGCTCAACCGGCTGCCCGGAGTGTGGTCCGCCTCTCGGGCCGGTCATGGCATCGTGGTCAGCGGCCGGACTATGGCCTCGGCGCATGGGCAGGTGCGCCACTGCTATCTGGGTGCTGATGGAGATCTGGACCGCCTGGGGGCCGAAGGGCTGGGCCTGGTGAGCAAAGCCCGCTCTGACGGCAGCGTAAGATCCGCTGGTGGCTCCAGTGCCTCAGGCCGGGTTGGCGGTCGGCAGGAGCACCATGATCGTCCTGATCGCCGGGCCATGGATGCCGGCCATATCAATAGCCAGGGGGCCATGTGCGCCGTCCTGGCCGATGTCAGCAGTGATCCCGGATTCATCCCCAACGTGGACTTCGTACGCATGGGCCAGCGCGAGCTGTTCGCAGCCATCGTCAGGCCGTCTGAATCCAGTCCCTACGCCAGCGCCGACAGCCTGCCCGTCCTGCTCAAGCCTTACGGCGGTCCAGGCGCCCAGCAGGTGGTCTTCAACCAGTCCTACTACTGGGAGTCCCAGTGGTGGGCGGATCAAGGCTTCCTGGTTCTGACCGTCGATGGCCGGGGTACGCCGGGTCGTGGGCCTGCCTGGGATCGGGCCATCTTCGAGGATATGGCCCAGGTGACTTTGGATGACCAGCTTGAGGCTTTGAAGGCTCTGCCTGATTTCGCTCCCGAGGCCGACCTGGGGCATGTGGCCATGATCGGCTGGTCCTATGGCGGCTTCCTGTCGGCCCTATCGGTTCTGCGGGCTCCCGACCGGATCCATGCAGCCTGTGCAGGTGCCCCGCCCACGGACTGGACTCTTTACGACACCCATTACACCGAGCGCTATCTGGGGATGGACCCGGCCGTTTACCGCCGCAACGGCATTATCGACGATGCGCCTTCGCTGCGCCGCCCGCTGATGCTGATACACGGGTTCGCGGATGACAACGTCTCCGTGGCCAACACCCTGAGGCTCTCCAGTGCTCTCATGGCGGCCGGTCGCCCTCATACGGTGCTGCCGCTGACCGGCATCACCCACATGACCAACGACGAGACTGTGGCCGAAAACCTGCTTATTGTGCAGCGGGACTTCCTACAGGAGGCCCTCATGAACAAGACGGACTGA
- a CDS encoding FtsW/RodA/SpoVE family cell cycle protein, with protein sequence MITTRLRRIGLLLFSLLVGFIGFFQMFARAAGRFPGDYAALLAVTAALFIALWVLLEIFQPYGSQAILPSIVILSSLGITLIIRMDLRNARIGQPTRVGFTQLIWLCLALVLCGLLVVLLRDYRLLRRFSYVSMVVGLVLLLSPMLPGIGREIGGARIWIGVGSHTLQPGEFAKLFLAFFFAAYLFDHRDQLAVGGKKVLGMRMPRIKDLGPIIIVWLISLAVLVIQHDLGTSLMYFAMFVSMLYVATGRTSWIAIGAVFFVIGAVAASMVFAHVGARVDAWLHPFSDAEFGKTFGGSGQLVRGIFGLAAGGLTGTGLGQGRPWITPLANSDFIYTSVGEELGLSGLLVVLALYLVIVASGMITAMKIKDGFGKLLASGLVFTMAFQVFTVVGGITLVIPLTGLTMPYMAAGGSSLVANCILAVLLIIISNAANKPAPEVSSDTFKYEALAVLRQQETSKRSGQDDSDSDSNSDDQEAHGRHAEPDEPTDQDEETDLPATGRVPVRQVRGGGQ encoded by the coding sequence ATGATCACCACCCGTCTGCGCCGCATAGGCCTTCTGCTCTTCTCCCTGCTTGTGGGGTTCATCGGCTTCTTCCAGATGTTCGCCCGGGCTGCGGGCCGCTTCCCAGGGGACTACGCCGCCCTGCTGGCAGTCACTGCCGCCCTCTTCATCGCCCTCTGGGTCCTGTTGGAGATTTTCCAGCCTTACGGCAGCCAGGCCATCCTGCCCAGCATCGTCATCCTGAGCTCCCTAGGCATCACTTTGATCATCCGCATGGATCTGCGCAACGCCCGGATCGGTCAGCCCACACGAGTGGGCTTCACCCAGCTTATCTGGCTGTGTCTGGCTCTGGTCCTGTGCGGGCTGCTGGTGGTGCTGCTTCGGGACTACAGACTGCTGCGACGCTTCTCCTATGTGAGCATGGTGGTGGGCCTGGTCCTGCTCCTGTCGCCCATGCTGCCCGGCATCGGCCGCGAAATCGGCGGCGCCCGCATCTGGATCGGCGTAGGGTCGCACACCCTGCAACCCGGCGAATTCGCCAAGCTCTTCCTGGCCTTCTTCTTTGCTGCCTATCTGTTCGACCACCGAGACCAGCTGGCTGTGGGCGGCAAGAAGGTCCTGGGCATGCGGATGCCCCGAATCAAGGACCTGGGCCCCATCATCATCGTCTGGCTTATTTCGCTGGCCGTCCTGGTCATCCAGCATGATCTGGGCACCTCGCTGATGTACTTCGCCATGTTCGTCTCCATGCTCTACGTGGCCACGGGCCGCACCAGCTGGATCGCCATCGGCGCCGTCTTCTTCGTCATCGGGGCGGTGGCCGCCTCCATGGTCTTCGCCCACGTAGGCGCCCGCGTGGATGCCTGGCTGCACCCCTTCAGCGATGCTGAGTTCGGCAAGACCTTCGGCGGGTCAGGCCAACTGGTACGCGGCATTTTCGGCCTGGCTGCCGGCGGGCTGACCGGCACCGGCCTGGGCCAGGGACGCCCTTGGATCACCCCTCTGGCCAACTCCGACTTCATCTATACATCGGTGGGCGAAGAGCTGGGGCTGAGCGGCCTGCTGGTGGTTCTGGCCCTCTACCTGGTCATCGTGGCTTCGGGCATGATCACGGCTATGAAGATCAAGGACGGCTTCGGCAAGCTCCTGGCCTCCGGTCTGGTCTTCACCATGGCTTTCCAGGTCTTCACTGTGGTGGGCGGCATCACTCTGGTCATCCCCCTGACTGGCCTGACCATGCCCTACATGGCGGCGGGCGGCTCCAGTCTGGTGGCCAACTGCATCCTGGCTGTCCTGCTGATCATCATTTCCAACGCGGCCAACAAGCCTGCGCCGGAGGTCAGCTCGGACACCTTCAAGTACGAGGCCCTGGCCGTCCTGCGCCAGCAGGAGACCAGCAAGCGCAGCGGGCAGGACGACTCGGACTCTGATTCGAACTCCGACGATCAAGAAGCCCACGGTCGTCATGCCGAGCCGGACGAGCCGACCGATCAGGATGAGGAGACCGACCTGCCGGCCACCGGCCGCGTCCCCGTCCGCCAGGTGCGAGGAGGCGGACAGTGA
- a CDS encoding DUF3662 and FHA domain-containing protein: MSVLDRFEKSVEGAVNGVFSKFGSKDLQPVDLSSALEREIDSQAMPVGRDRTVAPNEYRFRLSTPDFDRIEQWGSEALANELADNLTKYAESQHYAFVGPVVVIFEEDLNLNKGDFHLSAESVQGNAAPVTTPEESKDCPVLEINGRQYLLTAPITTIGRGSSCDIVIDDAGISRRHLQIEITDKGVVARDLGSTNGTYVEGHQVPAATLLDGNTITIGRTRILYWASSQEQDS, from the coding sequence ATGAGCGTTCTCGATCGTTTCGAGAAGAGCGTGGAAGGCGCCGTTAACGGTGTCTTCTCGAAGTTCGGCTCCAAGGACCTACAGCCCGTCGACCTGTCGAGCGCCCTCGAGCGTGAGATAGACTCACAGGCCATGCCCGTCGGTCGCGACCGCACTGTGGCGCCCAACGAGTATCGATTCAGATTATCCACTCCAGACTTCGACCGCATCGAGCAGTGGGGTTCGGAGGCTCTGGCCAACGAACTGGCAGACAACCTGACCAAGTATGCCGAAAGCCAGCACTATGCTTTCGTCGGCCCGGTCGTGGTCATTTTCGAGGAGGACCTCAACCTGAACAAGGGCGACTTCCACCTGTCTGCCGAGTCGGTCCAGGGCAACGCGGCACCCGTCACCACCCCCGAAGAGTCCAAGGACTGCCCGGTTCTGGAGATCAACGGCCGCCAGTACCTGTTGACCGCCCCCATCACCACCATCGGCCGTGGATCCTCCTGCGACATCGTCATCGACGACGCAGGCATCTCCCGCCGACACCTGCAGATCGAGATCACCGACAAGGGCGTGGTAGCCCGTGATCTGGGGTCCACCAACGGCACCTATGTGGAGGGACATCAGGTTCCCGCAGCCACCCTGCTGGACGGCAATACCATCACCATCGGCCGTACCCGCATCCTCTACTGGGCATCGTCGCAGGAACAGGATTCGTAA
- a CDS encoding chloride channel protein: MHIQRKPDQDPGPERGFRLPRSWGLAVSVLCLGLLVGLSSGLLARFFELSQVGLLGFAETPGAPTAEVVPPIRRLASVTLAGLMAGLVWAWLRTRTRLVPSVDQAVKGASMPPGRTVVHVLTQIFFVAAGGSIGREVAPREAGALLGGLWTRLGRRLGLRDQDGPLLVASAAGAGFAGIYIAPLTGAFFGIEVLLRRVDTEVVTVNLAMSALATLVGGSIKGFTPYYKVGSDPFRPWLMAVVLLIGPVMGLLGAGFRWMTSWAESHRTTGPAAIWQLTGVALLTGLVALAVPQVMGNGRALAQMGMDQLLSVGFSGLQLARSLALLALFALAKALLTTATIRAGAFGGTLTPSIALGSAMGAVLGLPLACLVPGLPVWQCAVIGAASLLAASQQAPLMAMAMLMEVCRLPVMAFMPMGLAVALSMAVSRLFVAKA, from the coding sequence GTGCATATCCAACGAAAGCCTGACCAGGATCCAGGTCCCGAACGCGGATTCCGGCTTCCTCGTAGCTGGGGTCTGGCGGTCTCGGTGCTCTGCCTAGGTCTATTGGTCGGGCTTTCCTCGGGCCTGCTGGCAAGGTTCTTTGAGCTGTCTCAGGTCGGCCTGCTGGGTTTCGCTGAGACCCCAGGGGCTCCCACGGCTGAGGTGGTTCCGCCGATTAGAAGGCTGGCCTCGGTGACCTTGGCCGGGCTGATGGCCGGTCTGGTCTGGGCCTGGCTGCGGACGAGGACCAGGCTGGTTCCCTCGGTCGATCAGGCCGTTAAGGGTGCATCCATGCCCCCGGGCCGGACCGTGGTTCATGTGCTTACCCAGATCTTCTTTGTGGCTGCTGGCGGCTCCATAGGCAGGGAAGTGGCCCCTCGCGAGGCGGGGGCTCTTCTGGGCGGTCTCTGGACCAGGCTGGGACGACGGCTGGGGCTGCGTGATCAGGACGGTCCGCTGCTTGTGGCTTCGGCGGCAGGTGCAGGGTTCGCCGGCATTTACATTGCGCCTCTGACTGGGGCCTTCTTCGGCATCGAGGTGCTGCTGCGGCGGGTGGATACCGAAGTGGTGACGGTCAATCTGGCTATGTCGGCCTTGGCTACCCTGGTCGGCGGATCTATCAAGGGTTTCACCCCTTACTATAAGGTCGGCTCCGATCCCTTCCGGCCATGGCTTATGGCAGTGGTCCTCTTGATCGGACCAGTCATGGGGCTGCTGGGGGCCGGATTCCGCTGGATGACATCCTGGGCAGAGTCCCATAGAACTACTGGCCCTGCCGCCATCTGGCAGCTGACGGGGGTAGCTCTGTTGACCGGGCTGGTCGCTCTGGCTGTCCCCCAGGTCATGGGCAACGGCCGGGCTCTGGCCCAGATGGGCATGGATCAGCTGCTGTCCGTCGGGTTCTCAGGGCTCCAGCTGGCTCGGTCACTTGCCCTCTTGGCCCTCTTTGCGCTGGCCAAGGCTCTGCTGACCACAGCAACCATCCGTGCTGGGGCTTTCGGCGGCACTCTGACGCCATCCATAGCCCTGGGATCCGCCATGGGCGCTGTTTTGGGCCTGCCGCTGGCTTGCCTTGTGCCCGGCCTGCCGGTCTGGCAGTGTGCCGTGATCGGCGCCGCCTCCCTGCTGGCCGCCTCCCAGCAGGCTCCGCTCATGGCCATGGCCATGCTCATGGAGGTCTGCCGCCTGCCGGTCATGGCCTTCATGCCCATGGGCCTGGCTGTGGCCCTGTCGATGGCGGTCTCGCGTCTGTTCGTGGCCAAGGCATAA
- a CDS encoding BofC C-terminal domain-containing protein, protein MTRNEASQKLFLYSTAVSDVGYVRSNNQDSAFAGERLVAMCDGMGGHAGGDTASTIAIRSLAHIERDDRKQDVQSLARMMETSVIAAHDAIVGKAKREHRLSGMGTTVTALALADDSWVLAHIGDSRGYLLREGKLIRMTQDHSYVQHLIDTGRISPAEARNHPQRNVVMRVLGDFDIDPRPDISISKALPADRWMICSDGLCGVLEDSTIAEVLSSVSDQAECAQQLVTFALKAGSTDNVTVVIADATLALDADAFDLPHQTPLVGGAASSNLEALADILDEPVAAAPHLRDESRESPAKRAADLAQDRDAAKQEGEEDDGRTAQPSAAREESGERHVPDTSEIPVVHKKDGSDSADPYDPDVANAIHKEHLEQRKRQRSRHRQIRLILAGIITLVILALAGGTAAAYRWSQEQYYLGADQGRVVIYQGVPTKAFALSLSHPVQTTDIAVKGLPQSWRDQLEEGITVSSMDDAQEHARLIRKEAGDLKRERAKEGKDESDQTVASPSTSPSPSETDQSRRQ, encoded by the coding sequence ATGACCAGGAACGAAGCGAGCCAAAAGCTGTTCCTCTACTCCACGGCGGTTTCCGACGTAGGGTACGTGCGCAGCAACAACCAGGATTCAGCGTTCGCCGGCGAACGCCTGGTGGCCATGTGCGACGGCATGGGCGGCCACGCAGGGGGGGACACGGCATCAACCATAGCCATCCGATCCCTGGCCCACATCGAACGCGACGACCGGAAGCAGGACGTGCAGTCCCTGGCCCGGATGATGGAGACCTCGGTCATCGCGGCTCATGACGCCATCGTGGGCAAGGCCAAGCGCGAACACCGCCTGTCAGGAATGGGTACAACGGTCACGGCCCTGGCTCTGGCCGACGACTCCTGGGTGCTGGCCCATATCGGGGACTCCCGGGGTTACCTCCTGCGGGAGGGCAAGCTGATCCGGATGACCCAGGACCACTCCTACGTGCAGCATCTGATCGACACCGGCCGCATCTCCCCGGCTGAGGCCCGCAACCACCCTCAGCGCAACGTGGTCATGCGGGTCCTGGGTGACTTCGACATCGACCCTCGCCCGGACATCTCCATCTCCAAGGCCCTGCCTGCAGACCGCTGGATGATCTGCTCGGACGGTCTCTGCGGCGTTTTGGAGGACTCGACCATCGCCGAGGTGCTGTCCTCCGTCTCGGACCAAGCGGAGTGCGCCCAGCAGCTGGTCACCTTCGCCCTGAAGGCCGGCAGCACTGACAACGTGACCGTGGTCATCGCCGATGCCACTCTGGCCCTGGATGCCGATGCCTTCGACCTGCCCCATCAGACCCCTCTGGTCGGCGGCGCAGCCAGCTCCAACCTGGAGGCCCTGGCCGACATTCTGGATGAGCCCGTAGCGGCCGCACCGCACCTGCGTGACGAGTCCCGGGAATCGCCCGCCAAGCGGGCCGCCGATCTGGCCCAGGACCGGGATGCCGCCAAGCAGGAGGGCGAGGAGGACGATGGCCGCACCGCCCAGCCCTCGGCTGCCCGCGAGGAGAGCGGCGAACGGCATGTGCCCGACACCAGCGAGATCCCCGTCGTCCACAAGAAGGACGGTTCGGACTCAGCCGACCCCTACGACCCAGATGTGGCCAACGCCATCCACAAGGAGCATCTGGAGCAGCGCAAGCGCCAGCGTTCGCGGCATCGGCAGATTCGGCTGATCCTGGCCGGCATCATCACCCTGGTAATCCTGGCACTGGCCGGAGGCACGGCGGCTGCCTACCGTTGGAGCCAGGAACAGTATTACCTGGGCGCGGACCAGGGCCGCGTAGTCATCTACCAGGGCGTGCCTACCAAGGCCTTCGCCCTCTCGCTGTCCCACCCGGTGCAGACCACGGACATCGCCGTCAAGGGGCTTCCCCAATCCTGGCGCGACCAATTGGAAGAGGGCATCACCGTCTCCAGCATGGATGATGCCCAAGAGCACGCCCGTCTTATCCGCAAGGAGGCCGGCGACCTCAAGCGCGAGCGCGCAAAGGAGGGCAAGGACGAGTCCGACCAGACAGTGGCTTCCCCGTCAACCTCGCCCTCACCGTCGGAAACCGACCAGAGCAGGCGGCAGTAG
- a CDS encoding LPXTG cell wall anchor domain-containing protein, translated as MMVRFKRACAVLAAGATLAGGLALLPTVAQAVEGNKGAEAKSAPYQITFVGDPENAESAHKIRVETNDQGILDKSKIPTNIPVPDSMQDSQSPDKPWTLVGWTYIPMSPDTVDFTKPFTADTTVFAKWDQANAITFIAQDPTNLDHEPATQTLYTGEGHKLAVQPGAPANYPGYTFEGWFNADSNAAFNPEAVFSEDATFVAKYTKATVPAQPAETNPAGSSKEPAKAGDKTADKTADKATGKAAAKDPAVKAAKTNNALAKTGADAVAPLAIAAGLCLSAGITLGLRRKLTL; from the coding sequence ATGATGGTTCGTTTTAAACGCGCATGCGCGGTGCTCGCTGCCGGCGCCACCCTGGCCGGCGGCCTGGCATTGCTGCCTACCGTGGCCCAGGCTGTGGAGGGCAACAAGGGGGCCGAGGCCAAGTCCGCCCCCTACCAGATCACCTTCGTCGGCGATCCAGAGAACGCAGAAAGCGCTCACAAGATTCGTGTAGAGACCAACGATCAGGGCATACTGGATAAAAGCAAGATCCCCACTAACATACCAGTACCTGATTCCATGCAGGATTCGCAGTCGCCCGACAAGCCTTGGACTCTCGTCGGCTGGACCTATATACCGATGAGTCCTGACACAGTCGACTTCACGAAGCCCTTTACGGCGGACACCACTGTCTTCGCAAAATGGGACCAAGCCAATGCAATCACTTTCATCGCTCAGGACCCGACCAACCTCGACCACGAACCTGCTACGCAGACGCTGTACACTGGCGAGGGCCACAAGCTGGCGGTACAGCCGGGCGCCCCGGCCAACTACCCCGGCTACACTTTCGAAGGATGGTTTAACGCTGACAGCAACGCAGCGTTCAATCCCGAAGCCGTCTTCTCTGAAGATGCCACTTTCGTAGCCAAGTACACCAAGGCGACCGTTCCTGCTCAGCCTGCTGAGACCAACCCGGCTGGCAGCTCCAAGGAACCTGCCAAGGCCGGCGACAAGACCGCCGACAAGACCGCCGACAAAGCAACCGGCAAGGCCGCCGCCAAGGATCCGGCTGTCAAGGCTGCCAAGACCAACAACGCTCTGGCCAAGACCGGCGCTGATGCTGTGGCCCCTCTGGCCATTGCCGCTGGCCTCTGCCTGAGCGCCGGCATCACCCTGGGTCTGCGTCGCAAGCTGACTCTGTGA
- a CDS encoding FHA domain-containing protein: MTELTFAILKYGFLALLWVFVWLAIRSLRKDIETFSPKTSHSRRRSERAAQRKLPASARSVPIAPVSKTEPARDEPSLLVVIDGPLAGSSTPLSGRPITLGRSSSNTLVLDDEFVSGHHARVYQDPASGRWAIEDLGSTNGTVVSGQKITAPTILPAEVPVRIGATTFELR; the protein is encoded by the coding sequence CTGACTGAACTGACATTCGCCATCCTCAAATACGGGTTCCTGGCTCTGCTATGGGTATTCGTCTGGCTGGCCATCCGTTCACTCCGCAAAGACATCGAAACTTTCAGCCCCAAAACTTCGCACTCCCGTAGACGCAGCGAACGCGCAGCCCAGCGCAAGCTGCCGGCAAGCGCCAGATCCGTGCCTATCGCCCCGGTCAGCAAGACAGAGCCCGCAAGGGACGAGCCCTCCCTGCTCGTGGTCATCGACGGACCCCTGGCCGGCTCCTCCACGCCACTGTCAGGACGGCCCATCACCCTGGGCCGTTCCTCCTCGAACACCTTGGTGCTGGACGACGAATTTGTCTCTGGTCATCACGCGCGGGTCTACCAGGATCCCGCATCGGGCCGATGGGCCATCGAAGATCTGGGATCCACCAATGGCACCGTCGTCTCGGGTCAGAAAATCACGGCGCCGACAATCCTACCGGCGGAGGTTCCCGTGCGCATCGGAGCCACCACCTTCGAATTGAGGTAG